A genomic segment from Kyrpidia tusciae DSM 2912 encodes:
- a CDS encoding DUF4135 domain-containing protein, which yields MQRLLRWLGEKGFRPELGTVAILEGDGYGWEAFVEARPCPDEEAVRRFYRRTGALLAVAYCINGNDFHFENLIAGGEYPFLVDWETIFTQRPPYDFPDTADVRAKEQVVNSVLVMGLLPLLTFQGADGVGVELRNQPPHPPHFNGESRRPNPCNLLQWYNKTVAGEENASGQKHNLDQTAYWEIYHRFSGDDPADGRNLSGRLGVLPGRDP from the coding sequence GTGCAGCGTTTGCTCCGCTGGCTGGGTGAGAAGGGGTTCCGGCCGGAGTTGGGCACAGTGGCGATTCTCGAGGGCGACGGGTACGGCTGGGAGGCGTTTGTGGAAGCGAGACCCTGCCCGGACGAGGAAGCGGTGCGGCGGTTTTACCGGCGGACCGGGGCGCTGCTCGCCGTGGCCTATTGCATCAACGGCAATGACTTCCATTTTGAAAATCTCATCGCCGGCGGGGAGTACCCGTTTTTGGTCGACTGGGAGACGATCTTCACCCAGCGCCCGCCGTACGATTTTCCGGATACCGCCGATGTTCGGGCCAAGGAGCAAGTGGTGAACTCGGTCCTGGTGATGGGCCTTCTCCCGCTGTTGACGTTTCAGGGGGCCGACGGGGTGGGGGTGGAGTTGAGAAACCAGCCGCCGCATCCTCCCCATTTTAATGGGGAGTCAAGGCGGCCAAATCCTTGTAATCTCCTTCAATGGTACAATAAAACCGTGGCAGGTGAAGAGAATGCCAGTGGTCAAAAACATAATCTCGACCAAACAGCGTATTGGGAGATTTATCACCGGTTCTCCGGAGATGATCCGGCGGACGGAAGAAATCTATCGGGCCGTCTTGGGGTTTTACCTGGACGTGATCCATGA
- a CDS encoding IS256 family transposase — MAPLDSFAVLEWIRKIQDEQQIDFLRELMQMFAQSLINAEATQKIGANPYERTEERVTHRNGYRKREWDTRLGTLELKIPKLRQGSFFPSILEPRRRAEQALATVIQEAYVHGVSTRKVDDVVRALGLDGISKSEVSRLCKQLDEDIQKFKNRPLEREYPYVWLDATFPKVREGGQVQSMAFVIAIGVTNTGEREVLGFDIGTSEDGAFWTEFLRGLKERGLRGVRLVISDAHLGLRQAISEVLTGVAWQRCKVHTLRNVLSQVPKKQQPMVAAIIRTIFAQPTQEAAREQLRRVVEELRGKFPKAMQILEAAEEDVPTFMALPGEHWRQICSTNPLERLNREMRRRMDVVGIFPNRESVLRLMGSILQEQHEEWMVSRRYFSLESMAKLKPDQTLLASGSVLQK; from the coding sequence ATGGCTCCCCTTGACAGTTTCGCAGTTCTTGAGTGGATTCGCAAGATCCAGGATGAGCAACAGATCGATTTCTTGCGTGAACTGATGCAGATGTTTGCCCAGTCTCTCATCAATGCGGAGGCCACGCAAAAGATCGGTGCCAATCCTTACGAACGTACTGAGGAACGTGTAACGCACCGCAATGGCTACCGGAAACGGGAGTGGGATACTCGTCTCGGGACCCTCGAGCTGAAGATCCCAAAACTTCGCCAGGGAAGCTTTTTCCCATCGATTCTGGAGCCACGCCGCCGGGCGGAACAGGCCCTGGCCACCGTGATTCAGGAGGCCTATGTCCATGGGGTCAGCACCCGCAAGGTGGACGATGTGGTTCGGGCACTGGGGCTGGATGGCATCAGCAAAAGTGAAGTGTCTCGTTTGTGTAAGCAACTGGATGAGGACATTCAAAAGTTCAAAAATCGGCCGCTGGAGCGGGAGTACCCGTATGTCTGGCTGGACGCTACCTTCCCCAAAGTGCGGGAAGGTGGGCAGGTTCAGAGCATGGCCTTTGTGATCGCCATCGGGGTCACGAACACCGGGGAGCGTGAGGTGCTGGGGTTTGACATCGGGACCAGCGAGGACGGGGCGTTCTGGACCGAGTTTCTCAGAGGGCTGAAAGAGCGTGGACTTCGGGGAGTCAGGCTGGTCATCAGTGATGCCCACCTTGGCCTGCGGCAGGCGATTTCAGAAGTGCTGACCGGCGTTGCGTGGCAGCGGTGCAAAGTGCATACCCTCCGCAACGTCCTGAGCCAAGTGCCGAAGAAACAGCAGCCGATGGTGGCGGCGATCATCCGGACCATCTTTGCCCAGCCCACCCAGGAGGCGGCCCGAGAACAGCTGCGCCGGGTGGTGGAGGAACTGCGGGGCAAGTTCCCGAAGGCCATGCAGATCCTGGAGGCGGCGGAGGAGGACGTACCCACCTTCATGGCACTGCCTGGCGAGCACTGGCGGCAGATCTGCTCCACCAACCCGCTGGAGCGGCTTAACCGTGAGATGAGACGGCGGATGGACGTCGTCGGGATCTTCCCCAATCGGGAATCCGTGCTGCGACTGATGGGATCCATCCTGCAGGAACAACATGAGGAGTGGATGGTGTCCCGTCGGTATTTCAGCCTGGAATCGATGGCGAAACTGAAGCCGGATCAGACCCTGCTCGCGTCCGGATCCGTGCTACAGAAGTAG
- a CDS encoding lichenicidin A2 family type 2 lantibiotic, whose amino-acid sequence MVQNEAIILGWKNPALRNTLPAAVAHPAGDALAGLSEEELLAVYGGGDVQAETTPICYTAATVTASSAACAGVGAGIVAGVTIVLTIKRC is encoded by the coding sequence ATGGTGCAGAACGAAGCGATCATCCTGGGTTGGAAAAATCCCGCTCTCCGCAATACGCTGCCCGCGGCCGTGGCTCATCCCGCGGGTGACGCCCTGGCGGGTTTGAGCGAAGAAGAGCTGCTGGCGGTGTACGGCGGCGGTGATGTGCAGGCGGAGACCACCCCGATTTGCTACACCGCCGCCACCGTGACAGCGAGCTCTGCGGCCTGTGCCGGCGTGGGGGCCGGGATTGTGGCCGGGGTTACGATTGTTCTAACGATTAAACGGTGTTGA
- a CDS encoding mersacidin/lichenicidin family type 2 lantibiotic, which yields MTREEIIRAWKSPEQRAAVALAAHPSGAAMSELDEIALQEVIGRGDVQAESTPLCAFGVGFLVGAGIGVLVSVAKC from the coding sequence ATGACTCGGGAGGAGATCATTCGCGCGTGGAAAAGCCCGGAGCAAAGGGCGGCCGTGGCGTTGGCGGCTCACCCGTCCGGTGCGGCGATGTCGGAATTGGATGAGATCGCCCTTCAAGAGGTGATTGGCCGGGGAGATGTACAGGCCGAAAGCACACCGCTGTGCGCTTTTGGCGTCGGCTTTCTGGTCGGGGCCGGTATTGGTGTCCTGGTCTCTGTGGCGAAGTGCTAA
- a CDS encoding mersacidin/lichenicidin family type 2 lantibiotic gives MREEIIRAWKNPERRTADAAAHPSGTSLMELTDGDLAFVQGAGDVNAESMTPGTITIPIWIYFGHRYSILFC, from the coding sequence ATGCGGGAGGAGATCATTCGCGCGTGGAAGAACCCGGAGCGGCGAACAGCAGATGCTGCCGCCCATCCGTCTGGGACGAGCCTCATGGAACTGACCGACGGAGATCTGGCATTCGTGCAGGGAGCGGGAGATGTTAACGCCGAATCGATGACACCTGGGACAATCACCATTCCGATTTGGATTTATTTCGGCCATCGCTACTCGATTCTCTTCTGCTAA
- a CDS encoding CPBP family intramembrane glutamic endopeptidase, with amino-acid sequence MGLTAVAEELLFRAGMQRIAMDFLGSAWLGILVTAVVFGALHFRTYRSLLARVAIVGISLVFGWTYWWTGNLAVVVWCHFVFNVLPIIAKLRKNRKFMKYPVDLFIYRIDFGRGEGSPPRSGKGGRADGPDPGRDGELPAVRTAWSRRGWDGRRFAPLS; translated from the coding sequence ATGGGGCTGACGGCAGTGGCCGAAGAGCTGCTGTTTCGGGCGGGAATGCAGAGAATTGCGATGGATTTCCTAGGATCCGCTTGGCTGGGCATCCTGGTGACCGCGGTCGTGTTTGGGGCGCTGCACTTTCGTACATACCGCTCGCTTCTCGCCCGGGTGGCGATCGTGGGCATTAGCCTCGTTTTTGGCTGGACTTACTGGTGGACCGGAAATCTCGCCGTTGTCGTGTGGTGCCATTTTGTCTTCAACGTATTGCCCATCATAGCAAAGCTGAGAAAAAACCGTAAATTCATGAAGTACCCGGTGGATTTGTTCATTTATAGAATCGATTTTGGGCGGGGTGAAGGTTCCCCGCCACGCTCTGGGAAGGGAGGTAGAGCGGATGGACCTGACCCCGGAAGAGATGGGGAATTGCCCGCGGTGAGAACGGCATGGAGCCGTCGGGGATGGGATGGGCGGCGTTTCGCGCCTCTTTCCTGA